The following proteins are encoded in a genomic region of Nerophis lumbriciformis linkage group LG23, RoL_Nlum_v2.1, whole genome shotgun sequence:
- the rnf223 gene encoding RING finger protein 223, protein MEVWHTQTRGSQLECPICYSAYDNMFKTPKLLSCAHTFCLECLSRLLAISPADNQATAPSDAGADVFCPLCRQSTTLSEGGPPSLPTDQDTLHQLPHHQQREEPVWLDGDKLCYKSCGPTSDSVAPSALCVCIDIGATAAKAGVSAPARSSPRRTGPLGRLSDWRRMALFVALMVLLVLVVLWPLQCAFSTGNLRCSDAMAPNRTVATPTTLAAFSPLTRPPATTQ, encoded by the coding sequence ATGGAGGTGTGGCACACGCAGACGAGGGGGAGCCAGCTGGAATGTCCCATCTGCTACAGCGCCTACGACAACATGTTCAAGACCCCCAAGCTGCTGTCTTGCGCGCACACCTTCTGCCTGGAGTGTCTCTCCCGCCTCTTGGCTATCTCCCCGGCCGACAACCAGGCGACGGCGCCGTCGGACGCAGGCGCCGACGTCTTTTGCCCTCTGTGCCGTCAAAGCACGACCTTGTCCGAGGGCGGACCCCCGTCGCTGCCCACCGACCAGGACACGCTGCACCAGCTGCCTCACCACCAGCAGCGCGAGGAGCCCGTGTGGCTGGACGGCGACAAGCTGTGCTACAAAAGCTGTGGGCCCACGTCCGACAGCGTGGCGCCCTCCGCCTTGTGCGTCTGCATCGACATCGGCGCCACCGCCGCCAAGGCGGGGGTCAGCGCCCCCGCCCGGAGCTCGCCGCGGCGAACGGGGCCGCTGGGCCGGCTGTCGGACTGGAGGAGGATGGCGCTGTTTGTGGCGCTGATGGTGCTGCTGGTGCTGGTGGTGCTGTGGCCGCTGCAGTGCGCCTTCAGCACGGGAAACCTGAGGTGCTCTGACGCGATGGCGCCGAATCGCACCGTGGCCACGCCCACAACGCTCGCCGCTTTCAGCCCGCTCACCAGACCTCCAGCCACCACTCAGTAA